A window from Chrysemys picta bellii isolate R12L10 chromosome 20, ASM1138683v2, whole genome shotgun sequence encodes these proteins:
- the LOC101952213 gene encoding chemerin-like receptor 1, producing MFLLILLLVLCVVAFLTGVPLNSYVLFVAGCRVERTVSAMWFWNRALADFIFIIFLPIRLISLSDFDCTWKLSSTITSLHMFSSAFLLTALSVDRCILAACPEWAQNRRTLPLAFGVVMGLWALSLGFSLRYSDLSEYLLPLPMIRRYFHPDAGRVKAAIAIQFLVGFLIPLALILIPTFYIVLAAKLRRNRLIQSTKPLEILLGLIPTFFLCWLPYHVFFFLQISDIYPLPLLQIGIAFACVLTYFSSCLNPIFYLTMEEEFRRYKQRACKSQTSDNSGPELDE from the coding sequence ATGTTCCTCCTAATCCTCCTCCTGGTGCTGTGTGTTGTGGCCTTCCTCACCGGGGTGCCATTAAACAGCTACGTCCTCTTCGTTGCTGGCTGCCGTGTGGAGAGGACGGTCAGTGCCATGTGGTTCTGGAACCGGGCCTTGGCCGATTTCATCTTCATCATCTTCCTGCCAATCAGATTAATTTCCCTCTCCGACTTTGACTGCACCTGGAAGCTGAGCAGCACCATCACCTCCCTCCACATGTTCTCCAGCGCCTTCCTCCTCACGGCCCTCAGTGTCGATCGCTGCATCTTAGCGGCATGCCCTGAGTGGGCCCAGAACCGCCGCACGCTCCCCCTGGCTTTTGGGGTGGTTATGGGCTTGTGGGCCCTGTCTCTTGGGTTCAGTTTGAGGTACAGTGATCTCTCAGAATACCTGCTCCCACTTCCCATGATCAGAAGGTATTTCCATCCAGATGCAGGGAGGGTGAAGGCCGCCATTGCAATCCAGTTCCTGGTAGGGTTTCTGATCCCATTAGCCCTGATCTTAATCCCAACCTTCTACATCGTTCTAGCTGCCaagctgagaaggaacaggctGATCCAGTCCACCAAGCCACTCGAGATCCTTCTTGGCTTGATCCCGACCTTTTTCCTCTGCTGGCTGCCGTATCACGTCTTCTTCTTCCTGCAGATCTCAGATATATACCCTCTGCCTCTTCTGCAAATAGGAATCGCTTTTGCTTGTGTCCTGACATATTTCAGTAGCTGCCTCAACCCCATCTTCTACCTCACCATGGAGGAAGAGTTTCGGAGGTACAAGCAACGTGCATGCAAATCCCAAACCAGTGACAACTCAGGGCCAGAGCTAGATGAATAG
- the LOC101951947 gene encoding C3a anaphylatoxin chemotactic receptor-like, which yields MNGSRAPHNATGAVEDTMRHIAISTNALVLGLGLAGNGLVIWITTSGRAGPPTFPSACYLHLAVADLLFSAGRIPAIVQEALRSRWPFGRALCKLHSFTRYLVVFAGVFVLTLISLHRCLLVAQPVWVRNHHRPRIGCWLIAGAWFLAICFSVPYLVFRDVETRQGESFCVYQRHLRHFVEMPLRLSRFLGGFLVPFAIIATSYMVLTWKLRRRSWAGSRRTFALVLAVVALFFVCWLPHHVLVLLSTYQADKKIWGVALKLANALAYLHSCLNPVLYGLMGYVRSRGRRRGSFLGIFRRALAEEEEGSGEMEASQSIRQTS from the coding sequence ATGAACGGCTCCCGTGCCCCCCACAACGCCACCGGGGCTGTGGAGGACACCATGCGGCACATAGCCATCAGCACCAATGCCCTGGTATTGGGGCTGGGCTTGGCCGGCAATGGGCTAGTGATCTGGATCACCACctccggccgggccgggccgcccaccTTCCCCTCAGCCTGCTACCTCCACCTGGCCGTGGCCGACCTGCTCTTCTCCGCCGGGCGCATCCCTGCCATCGTCCAGGAGGCCTTGAGGTCCCGCTGGCCCTTCGGCCGAGCCCTCTGCAAGCTTCACTCCTTCACTCGCTACTTGGTTGTCTTCGCCGGCGTCTTCGTGCTCACCCTCATCAGCCTCCACCGCTGCCTGCTGGTGGCTCAGCCTGTCTGGGTCCGGAACCACCACAGGCCCCGGATTGGGTGTTGGCTGATCGCTGGGGCCTGGTTCCTGGCCATCTGCTTCAGCGTCCCCTACCTGGTGTTCAGGGACGTGGAGACCAGACAGGGGGAGTCCTTCTGCGTCTACCAGAGACACCTGCGGCATTTCGTCGAGATGCCCCTGAGGCTGAGCCGGTTCCTGGGCGGGTTTCTGGTCCCTTTCGCCATCATCGCCACGTCCTACATGGTCTTGACCTGGAAGCTGAGGAGAAGAAGCTGGGCGGGCTCCCGGCGGACCTTCGCCTTGGTGCTGGCCGTGGTGGCTCTCTTCTTTGTTTGCTGGTTGCCCCATCACGTCCTGGTGCTGCTCAGTACGTACCAGGCGGACAAAAAGATCTGGGGCGTGGCGCTCAAGTTGGCCAACGCCTTGGCCTACCTCCATAGCTGTCTCAACCCTGTGCTGTATGGGCTGATGGGGTACGTCCGGAGCAGAGGGCGCCGGAGGGGCTCCTTCCTGGGCATCTTCCGCAGGGCCCTggctgaggaagaggagggatCGGGTGAGATGGAGGCGTCACAGAGCATCAGACAGACTAGTTGA